A DNA window from Flavobacteriales bacterium contains the following coding sequences:
- a CDS encoding gliding motility-associated C-terminal domain-containing protein has protein sequence MQDTSKYLTLAWFNIPQSYPDRTLFSAGYYIDNVVLYPCDAPVFSADAGEDITICKGDSVELSTPYRNNEYMYWWVNAYGYTISTERTLWVDDSPGTYYLAQLDFKFDVTWDTVSVFNKSCLELELPNVFTPNDDGQNDLWKPKGKDIGQIDLQIYSRWGQLIWSYSGRYEDLNGWNGGDASEGTYYVVAKDIGIDGKTVEEKGTLTLLR, from the coding sequence TTGCAGGATACAAGTAAATATTTAACTCTTGCTTGGTTTAATATCCCTCAGAGTTATCCTGATAGAACGCTGTTTAGTGCGGGGTACTACATCGACAACGTCGTCCTTTATCCATGTGATGCACCGGTGTTTAGTGCTGATGCCGGTGAAGATATTACTATTTGCAAGGGCGATTCCGTGGAGTTATCTACGCCTTATCGTAACAATGAGTATATGTACTGGTGGGTGAACGCCTATGGTTATACTATCAGTACCGAACGCACCCTTTGGGTAGATGATTCACCAGGTACATACTACCTCGCGCAACTGGACTTTAAGTTCGATGTCACCTGGGATACGGTAAGCGTATTCAACAAATCGTGTTTGGAACTGGAACTGCCCAATGTTTTTACGCCCAATGACGACGGACAAAACGATCTATGGAAACCCAAAGGGAAAGACATTGGGCAAATCGATTTGCAGATCTACTCACGCTGGGGTCAACTTATCTGGAGTTACTCTGGCAGGTACGAAGACCTAAATGGTTGGAATGGCGGTGACGCATCCGAGGGAACCTACTACGTCGTGGCCAAAGATATAGGTATTGACGGGAAAACGGTTGAAGAAAAAGGTACGCTTACTTTGTTGAGGTAA